From the genome of Maniola jurtina chromosome 10, ilManJurt1.1, whole genome shotgun sequence, one region includes:
- the LOC123869177 gene encoding solute carrier family 46 member 3-like, which yields MTADGNQSAQDSKDAAEKPYEANGRNNLIVNDTIRNSFIKDKIDKEKANIKDDIKDDDDSLKGLNVFQKARRMISLITVEPILACYVMPSVLSALATQNLYLEKACRVNLGFGDHVCDALTKRQTTNYTLEEEAVQRLVASVAGWKTVLQSFLPCGILIFLGAYSDRVGQRKFCMLLPIVGEFLTSIGLIVNTYFFYEMPVEVAAVTEAIFPALTGGWFTMFMGVFSYIADVTTDEQRTLRIGIVNLFYSVGVPVGAALSGILVRKIGLYGVFSLSATLYVLSFIYGYYRIKEVKRTDIIVKKTNGCCEWLRDFFDTRYVKDTLMVAFKTGPNNRRLRVIMLVVVLCVVIGPIYGEMSVMYLFTRYRFNWNEVDFSMFSTYAMCTSLVGTLFSVGVFSHLLKFDDAIIGVISCTSKILSGFMYAFATKTWQIYIAPLIEIFNGTSFIAMRSMVSKLVDRDELGKVNSFFGVAEAMMPLVYAPMYTTVYTATIKTFPGAFFLLGGGLTVPAVLIFLWLYLANKKYISPNTQQDGNNKAKLEEKIEKNGIDNKAYEAEEKKPASKVDANLSDDVNPNLNQSQIEMGFTESMLCTSKL from the exons ATGACGGCTGACGGTAACCAGTCTGCGCAAGACAGTAAAGATGCAGCAGAAAAACCATATGAGGCTAACGGGCGCAATAACTTAATCGTCAACGACACTATTAGAAATAGTTTTATTAAAGACAAAATAGACAAGGAAAAAGCGAATATCAAAGACGATATCAAGGATGATGATGACAGTTTAAAGGGGCTGAATGTATTCCAAAAGGCACGACGTATGATTTCCTTGataacggttgaaccgattttagcaTGTTACGTGATGCCGTCCGTACTTTCAGCTTTGGCTACACAAAACTTATATTTAGAGAAGGCTTGTAGAGTTAACTTGGGTTTTGGCGATCATGTTTGTGATGCTTTAACTAAAAGACAAACAACTAACTACACTTTGGAAGAAGAAGCGGTGCAGAGATTAGTGGCTTCTGTGGCTGGGTGGAAAACAGTACTACAGTCATTCCTACCGTGTGGAATATTGATATTTCTTGGTGCCTACAGTGACCGAGTTGGGCAGAGAAAATTTTGTATGCTTCTTCCGATCGTCGGAGAATTTCTGACGAGCATAGGCCTCATAGTCAACACTTATTTTTTCTACGAAATGCCGGTGGAAGTTGCAGCTGTCACTGAAGCGATATTCCCTGCTTTGACGGGAGGCTGGTTCACTATGTTCATGGGAGTGTTCAGTTACATAGCGGATGTGACTACAGATGAACAGAGGACGTTAAGAATAGGAATAGTGAATCTATTCTACTCAGTAGGAGTGCCTGTGGGTGCAGCTCTTAGTGGTATATTAGTGCGAAAAATCGGCTTGTATGGTGTTTTCTCATTGAGTGCGACGTTGTACGTTTTGAGTTTCATCTATGGATACTATAGGATCAAAGAAGTTAAAAGGACTGATATTATTGTG AAGAAAACCAATGGTTGTTGCGAGTGGTTGCGAGATTTCTTCGACACGCGATACGTCAAAGACACCCTGATGGTTGCGTTCAAGACTGGCCCCAACAACCGAAGGTTGCGGGTCATCATGCTGGTTGTCGTCCTCTGTGTTGTTATTGGACCCATTTATG gtgaAATGTCGGTGATGTATCTGTTCACGAGATACCGGTTCAACTGGAACGAAGTGGATTTCAGCATGTTTTCCACCTATGCCATGTGCACTTCCCTAGTGG GAACCCTGTTCTCCGTGGGCGTGTTCAGTCATCTACTGAAATTCGACGATGCGATCATTGGAGTGATATCTTGCACCAGTAAGATACTGTCTGGCTTCATGTACGCCTTCGCCACCAAAACCTGGCAAATATACATAg CACCGCTGATTGAGATCTTTAACGGCACTTCATTTATTGCTATGAGATCGATGGTGTCTAAGCTCGTGGACAGGGACGAACTAG GCAAAGTGAACTCATTCTTCGGGGTGGCTGAAGCGATGATGCCGCTAGTGTACGCGCCGATGTACACCACAGTGTACACCGCCACCATCAAGACCTTCCCTGGCGCCTTCTTCCTACTCGGCGGCGGCCTTACTGTGCCGGCTGTACTTATATTCTT ATGGTTGTATTTGGCAAACAAAAAGTACATCAGTCCAAACACACAGCAAGATGGAAATAATAAAGCGAAATTGGAAGAGAAAATAGAGAAAAACGGTATTGACAACAAGGCTTATGAGGCTGAAGAGAAGAAACCCGCATCCAAAGTGGACGCAAACTTGTCTGACGATGTTAACCCTAACTTGAACCAGTCGCAAATAGAAATGGGTTTCACAGAGAGTATGCTTTGTACTAGTAAACTGTAA